The following coding sequences are from one Armatimonadota bacterium window:
- a CDS encoding ABC transporter ATP-binding protein encodes MQVEAAGSRISHGRPEGSPEQAQIRLESVTRRFGSVTAVDRVSLSVAKGEFVTLLGPSGCGKTTTLRIMAGLEEADEGRVYIGGRLVSDPQTGIFVPPERRSVGMVFQSYAVWPHMTVFGNVAFPLRIRRWPAEAIRRRVLEVLQLVGLHHLADRPATTLSGGQQQRVAIARAIVYEPEVLLMDEPLSNLDAKLREEMRNELRALQRRLGMTTVYVTHDQEEAMVLSDRVVVMHAGRVLQVGTPEEIYLRPADATVAEFLGSPTLLDATVRRSEKNSDGALVEVEGVGWHGWCRAREPLPAGTRVKVCVRSEDLLVHRTPDPIAPGGVVWRGQVEQSRFRGQSRLLVVRGEAGVFRVEVPRTERFEEGEPVWVVAQADRLLAFPQR; translated from the coding sequence ATGCAGGTGGAGGCCGCGGGGAGCCGGATCTCGCACGGGAGGCCGGAAGGGAGCCCGGAGCAGGCGCAGATTCGGCTAGAAAGTGTGACCCGGAGGTTTGGGAGCGTGACCGCGGTGGACCGGGTCAGCCTGTCGGTGGCCAAGGGGGAGTTCGTGACCCTGCTGGGCCCGAGCGGCTGCGGGAAGACCACCACCTTGCGCATCATGGCGGGACTGGAGGAGGCGGACGAGGGTCGGGTATACATCGGGGGCCGGCTGGTGAGCGATCCCCAGACGGGGATCTTCGTGCCGCCTGAGCGGCGGTCCGTGGGGATGGTGTTCCAGTCGTACGCGGTGTGGCCGCACATGACGGTGTTCGGAAACGTGGCTTTCCCCCTCCGGATCCGCCGATGGCCCGCGGAGGCCATCCGGCGGCGGGTCCTGGAGGTCCTGCAGCTCGTGGGGCTCCACCACCTGGCGGATCGTCCGGCCACCACCCTCAGCGGCGGCCAACAGCAGCGGGTGGCCATCGCCCGGGCCATCGTGTACGAGCCGGAAGTCCTGCTCATGGACGAACCCCTCAGCAACCTGGACGCGAAGCTGCGGGAGGAGATGCGCAACGAGCTCCGGGCCCTGCAGCGCCGGTTGGGGATGACCACCGTGTACGTCACCCACGATCAGGAGGAAGCCATGGTGCTCTCGGACCGCGTGGTGGTGATGCACGCGGGCCGGGTGCTCCAGGTGGGCACTCCGGAGGAGATCTACCTGCGCCCCGCGGACGCCACGGTGGCGGAGTTCCTGGGCTCTCCTACGTTGCTGGACGCCACCGTGCGACGGAGTGAGAAAAACTCGGATGGGGCCCTGGTGGAGGTGGAGGGAGTAGGGTGGCACGGTTGGTGCAGGGCCCGGGAACCGCTTCCCGCGGGCACCCGGGTAAAGGTATGCGTGCGGAGCGAGGATCTCCTGGTGCACCGGACCCCGGATCCGATCGCTCCAGGAGGGGTGGTGTGGCGCGGGCAGGTGGAGCAGAGCCGTTTCCGGGGCCAGTCCCGGCTCCTGGTGGTTCGCGGCGAGGCGGGCGTGTTCCGGGTGGAGGTTCCCAGGACCGAGCGGTTCGAGGAAGGGGAGCCTGTGTGGGTGGTCGCCCAGGCGGACCGTCTCCTGGCGTTTCCACAACGATAG
- a CDS encoding extracellular solute-binding protein, with protein sequence MRARSGRGIRPVGAVFLLGIAVCLTGGLTGWSAPARDWASVVEAAKREGQLVLYDGHGGAIPTIQFAAERFQRRYGIRVEVSVMRASEAVERVRIEQRAGRPVADLVTVGSTTAWQMKNLDRTLQPIGSLPSERKVSAQIRLQMEAWGIADVMLTEAVQLYGILINTQLVPPQEEPRSWMDLLDPRWRGKLITDDPRAPGGGFVFFAATYRQLGRRYHEVLATQRPFLTRAIAEAANRVARGEFAMMYPFALGLYPRIRELPNVKVSIPREGAPYVFQGVSMPQTVRHPHAARLFAEFLLSEEVQRQLARDYLLPAVAGTILQAPPEVRGLMRTRLWDTTDPPRADELLKVAAEIYR encoded by the coding sequence ATGCGGGCAAGATCAGGAAGGGGCATCCGGCCCGTAGGGGCGGTGTTCCTGCTTGGGATTGCCGTCTGCCTGACGGGAGGACTTACAGGCTGGAGCGCTCCCGCCAGGGACTGGGCATCCGTGGTGGAGGCGGCCAAGCGGGAAGGCCAGCTCGTGCTCTACGATGGCCACGGGGGTGCCATCCCCACCATCCAGTTCGCCGCGGAACGTTTCCAGCGGAGGTACGGGATCCGGGTGGAGGTAAGCGTCATGCGGGCAAGCGAGGCGGTGGAACGGGTGCGCATCGAGCAGCGGGCGGGTCGGCCCGTGGCAGACCTCGTGACCGTAGGGTCCACCACCGCCTGGCAGATGAAGAACCTGGACCGGACCCTTCAGCCCATCGGATCCCTGCCGAGCGAACGGAAGGTTTCGGCTCAGATCCGCCTGCAGATGGAGGCGTGGGGGATTGCGGACGTGATGCTCACGGAAGCCGTGCAACTCTACGGGATCCTCATCAACACGCAGCTCGTACCCCCTCAGGAGGAGCCCAGGAGCTGGATGGATCTGCTGGACCCCCGGTGGCGGGGCAAGCTCATCACGGATGACCCCCGGGCTCCCGGGGGAGGCTTCGTATTCTTCGCCGCCACGTACAGGCAGCTGGGCCGGCGCTACCACGAGGTTCTCGCCACCCAGCGGCCCTTCCTGACCCGGGCCATCGCGGAGGCCGCCAACCGCGTGGCCCGCGGGGAGTTCGCCATGATGTACCCCTTTGCCCTGGGGCTCTATCCCCGGATCCGCGAGCTTCCCAACGTGAAAGTCTCCATCCCTCGGGAGGGGGCGCCCTATGTGTTCCAGGGGGTCTCCATGCCCCAGACCGTGCGTCATCCCCACGCGGCGCGGCTGTTCGCGGAGTTCCTCCTCTCGGAGGAGGTACAACGACAGCTGGCCCGGGACTACCTCCTGCCCGCGGTGGCCGGCACGATCCTGCAGGCCCCTCCGGAGGTACGGGGTCTTATGCGGACAAGATTGTGGGACACCACGGACCCACCCCGGGCGGACGAGTTGCTGAAGGTGGCCGCGGAGATCTACCGGTAG
- a CDS encoding iron ABC transporter permease — translation MGLGLLVVYPTAFLLYGSLYSAPPGDPGSLTAQGYRALGSRENLRILLETFGFALAGSGAGLVLGLALGWVVARTDVPGAALWEAAFTLPLFIPPVLMAAAWGMLAAPRAGLLNAAYRALFGGEGPFNIYSAGGVVWYLVQYSTAFQLSVLTGPLRAFDATLEDAGRVCGASRWRTFWLVVLPVMYPVVSNAFLYSFVRGFESFEGPLLLGLPAGIRMLATQIYEVIHQRHRPDYSLATAMGVVALLLTAPLVGLQWQMQRRGNFVSITGRGYAPKPVRLRRWRWVVCTGCLLYALLVVGLPVGQLVLGSFLRFFGLYGANAWTLQHYQRVLHDPFVLGALRNTLLLGTVGATLSMLLGAAVAYVSVRGRAAGWIRAGVNLLSWVPLLMPGVVLGVAFLWAYAFLPRSISLYGTVWALLFAYVTLCLPVASRVHAGAFAQVSGELEECARVCGANGWRTFWGVVARLVWPSVAVGWILSFVLIVREVSASIMLAAPGAQVLSVSIVYLWGQGRLEEVCVVAVLMLVPVFLGRYLVGRLQRAELQRGSAGG, via the coding sequence GTGGGGCTCGGCCTCCTGGTGGTCTATCCTACCGCCTTCCTGCTCTATGGCAGCCTCTACAGCGCTCCTCCGGGAGATCCCGGGAGTTTGACCGCGCAGGGGTACCGGGCGCTAGGGTCCAGGGAGAACCTCCGGATCCTGCTGGAGACGTTTGGATTCGCGCTCGCGGGGTCCGGCGCGGGGCTCGTGCTGGGGCTTGCACTGGGGTGGGTGGTGGCGAGGACGGATGTTCCCGGTGCGGCTCTGTGGGAAGCCGCGTTCACGCTCCCGCTTTTCATCCCCCCGGTGCTGATGGCCGCGGCTTGGGGGATGCTGGCGGCCCCTCGGGCGGGTCTGCTGAACGCCGCCTACCGGGCGCTCTTCGGTGGGGAGGGCCCCTTCAACATCTACTCCGCGGGAGGTGTGGTGTGGTACCTGGTGCAGTACAGCACCGCCTTCCAGCTCAGCGTGCTCACAGGACCCCTGCGGGCCTTCGACGCCACCCTGGAGGATGCGGGGCGGGTGTGCGGCGCCTCCCGCTGGCGGACCTTCTGGCTCGTGGTCCTTCCGGTGATGTACCCCGTGGTCTCCAACGCGTTTCTGTACTCCTTCGTGCGGGGCTTTGAGTCCTTCGAGGGGCCGCTGCTCCTGGGACTCCCCGCGGGGATCCGCATGCTAGCTACGCAGATCTACGAGGTGATCCACCAGCGCCATCGCCCGGACTACTCCCTGGCCACAGCCATGGGAGTGGTGGCGCTGCTGCTCACTGCTCCCTTGGTGGGGCTTCAGTGGCAGATGCAGCGGAGAGGAAACTTCGTGAGCATCACCGGGCGCGGGTATGCTCCCAAACCCGTGCGGCTGCGCCGGTGGCGTTGGGTGGTGTGCACGGGGTGCCTCCTGTACGCCCTCCTCGTGGTGGGGCTCCCCGTGGGGCAGCTCGTCCTCGGGAGCTTTTTGCGGTTCTTCGGGCTCTACGGAGCAAACGCCTGGACCCTCCAGCACTACCAGCGGGTGTTGCACGATCCTTTCGTCCTGGGAGCCCTCCGCAACACCCTCCTGCTGGGCACGGTGGGGGCGACCCTGTCCATGCTCCTGGGTGCCGCGGTGGCGTACGTCTCCGTGCGGGGCCGGGCCGCGGGATGGATACGCGCCGGGGTGAATCTCCTCAGCTGGGTTCCCCTCCTGATGCCCGGGGTGGTGCTGGGAGTGGCGTTCCTGTGGGCATACGCGTTTCTTCCCCGCTCCATCTCCCTCTACGGCACCGTGTGGGCCTTGCTGTTCGCCTACGTGACCCTCTGCCTCCCCGTGGCCTCTCGGGTGCATGCAGGCGCCTTCGCGCAGGTGTCCGGGGAGCTGGAGGAGTGCGCCCGGGTATGCGGAGCAAACGGATGGCGGACCTTCTGGGGTGTGGTGGCGCGGCTGGTGTGGCCCTCCGTGGCGGTGGGTTGGATCCTCAGCTTCGTGCTCATCGTGCGGGAGGTGAGTGCCTCCATCATGCTGGCCGCTCCAGGGGCCCAGGTGCTCTCCGTGAGCATCGTGTACCTGTGGGGACAGGGAAGGCTGGAGGAGGTGTGTGTGGTGGCGGTGCTCATGCTCGTGCCGGTTTTCCTCGGGAGGTACTTGGTGGGGCGACTGCAGCGGGCCGAGCTGCAGCGCGGGAGCGCCGGAGGATAG